The Eurosta solidaginis isolate ZX-2024a chromosome 4, ASM4086904v1, whole genome shotgun sequence genome includes a window with the following:
- the Nep6 gene encoding LOW QUALITY PROTEIN: neprilysin-4 (The sequence of the model RefSeq protein was modified relative to this genomic sequence to represent the inferred CDS: substituted 1 base at 1 genomic stop codon): MLSKMRKITRRAFLFSLLVLVLVERGQSAVHKKAGATLEDETAGITTANIKPTSAPTTTVKKCAADYWPSQLDIMYSYIDEVAWPCDDFHEYACGNWRAPYLLRARGARDTLTAVKADNKQQLLMYLLEKQEMLRNGTHTELRRSDENAVRFFSACLERVTGEQSGSERLHLDVESDSLSAYTDELRRISDWPILNPCXLAEPANDTLGWSVYLSSELRRYGVQALWQLLVNTNWQQAEQKIFYISAPAFNLLKPTRHALQYDDDSEYMYKRYVKYLILDLGVRIKRAQAIAAEVVGFEKLLFELVQTERLVLLREPQTLAALQAELPELNFRKYFQQLLRDINDKLPADYEQRLLIVADVPYLRKLCTLLKRTQPDLLGKYLLVQFLAHFEVRLHDEDSYQEQRDHCLQQLHSFLPAELTEIFVHLQRAEYVGEADAHMTHTQNALNDIFSVLKLQFERMLNATNVFERDALTKVLGLEKLRAMRLILPQANASSKDHLPSTVKLSENYDANLMTLWRWRTQQEFDDMLETLLTGRSKPIAYNNYGPLDVNAYYRLKQNAIELPVGILRAPLFDTCLDTAKIYGSFVYIIAHELMHGFDYDGLNYDKSGNVAGNWGVKAIIRFGSKSSCYLNERYEDGELKVNENIADTEGLRLAFETYKHALGGGENSTLTTEQLKLFFLSFAQTWCGAGATEANSLHDGHSVRVNHVVGNFEEFAKAYKCDAHSEMNPQHKCSIW; the protein is encoded by the coding sequence ATGTTGTCGAAAATGCGAAAAATTACGCGGCGCGCGTTCTTATTTTCGCTTTTAGTGCTTGTGCTGGTGGAACGTGGACAAAGTGCAGTACACAAAAAAGCAGGTGCCACATTGGAGGACGAAACAGCTGGAATTACAACAGCAAATATAAAACCTACCAGCGCGCCTACCACCACTGTCAAAAAATGTGCCGCAGACTACTGGCCAAGTCAACTAGACATCATGTACAGCTATATAGATGAAGTAGCGTGGCCTTGTGATGATTTTCATGAATATGCTTGCGGCAATTGGCGCGCGCCATATCTATTGAGAGCACGCGGTGCGCGCGATACCTTAACCGCTGTCAAGGCAGACAAcaagcaacaattactgatgtATTTGTTAGAAAAACAAGAAATGCTACGAAATGGCACACACACTGAATTGCGTCGAAGCGACGAAAATGCAGTGCGTTTTTTCAGCGCTTGCCTCGAGCGGGTGACTGGTGAGCAAAGCGGCAGCGAGCGTTTGCATTTGGATGTAGAGTCAGACTCGTTAAGCGCTTATACCGACGAATTGCGACGCATAAGCGATTGGCCAATATTGAATCCCTGTTAGCTTGCAGAACCAGCAAACGATACACTCGGTTGGAGCGTCTACCTGAGTAGTGAGCTGCGGCGTTATGGCGTACAAGCACTATGGCAACTACTGGTCAATACCAACTGGCAGCAAGCGGAGCAAAAAATTTTCTACATATCAGCGCCAGCTTTTAATTTACTCAAACCAACGCGTCACGCGCTGCAGTACGATGATGATTCCGAGTATATGTACAAACGTTATGTGAAGTATTTGATATTGGATTTAGGAGTGCGCATTAAACGCGCCCAAGCTATTGCCGCAGAAGTGGTGGgatttgaaaaacttttatttGAGTTGGTACAAACCGAGCGGTTGGTGTTGCTGCGCGAGCCACAAACGCTAGCGGCACTCCAAGCAGAGTTGCCAGAATTAAATTTCCGCAAATATTTTCAGCAACTGCTGCGTGATATAAACGATAAACTGCCTGCAGATTACGAACAACGCTTATTAATAGTGGCAGATGTACCTTATTTACGCAAGCTGTGCACACTACTAAAGCGCACCCAACCCGATTTGTTAGGCAAGTATTTGTTAGTGCAATTTCTCGCACATTTTGAGGTACGCCTGCACGATGAGGATAGCTATCAAGAGCAGCGCGATCATTGTCTACAGCAGTTACATTCATTTCTaccagcagagctcacagaaataTTTGTACACCTGCAGCGCGCTGAATACGTTGGTGAGGCTGACGCGCATATGACGCATACTCAAAACGCGTTGAATGATATATTTTCAGTGCTAAAATTGCAATTCGAACGCATGTTGAATGCCACTAACGTGTTTGAACGTGATGCGCTCACCAAAGTGTTAGGTTTGGAAAAGTTACGCGCAATGCGCCTAATTTTGCCGCAAGCCAACGCTAGCAGTAAAGATCATTTGCCGTCAACTGTGAAACTCAGTGAAAACTACGATGCAAATCTAATGACACTTTGGCGTTGGCGTACGCAACAAGAGTTTGATGACATGTTAGAAACATTGCTGACAGGGCGTAGTAAGCCGATTGCCTACAACAACTATGGTCCCCTAGATGTAAACGCCTACTATCGCCTAAAGCAGAATGCTATCGAATTACCTGTGGGCATTTTGCGCGCACCATTATTTGATACTTGTCTTGATACAGCCAAAATATATGGCAGCTTTGTTTATATTATTGCGCATGAATTAATGCACGGTTTCGATTATGATGGTctgaattatgataaaagtggcaATGTGGCTGGTAATTGGGGCGTTAAAGCGATCATAAGATTTGGTAGTAAATCAAGTTGCTATCTCAATGAACGCTACGAAGATGGTGAACTCAAAGTGAATGAGAATATAGCAGATACTGAGGGCTTACGCCTCGCTTTTGAAACTTACAAGCATGCGCTGGGCGGTGGCGAAAATTCAACGCTAACGACGGAGCAGCTGAAGTTGTTCTTTCTAAGTTTTGCGCAAACTTGGTGTGGCGCCGGTGCTACTGAGGCGAACAGCTTGCACGATGGACATAGTGTGCGTGTCAATCATGTTGTGGGCAACTTCGAAGAATTTGCTAAGGCTTATAAATGTGATGCGCACAGTGAAATGAATCCGCAGCATAAGTGCAGTATATGGTAA